From the Archangium lipolyticum genome, the window CCTTCAACGTGGTGTTGGATCCACTCGGCCTGCACAAGCTGCCCAACCCCGGCATGCGCGAGTTCATGCGCTCCCACGAGCTGCGCGAGCAGGGGCTGCTGGAGGAGCCGGTGCCGGGGGTGGACGGGCTGTACCGGCTGCAGTGCACCGAGCGCGAGGGCGTGGTGCCGGTGGTGCGCGGCTTCGACTCGGCGCAGGCGGAGGAGGCGTGGCTGGTGCGCGAGGTGAAGCGGCTGTGCCAGCGGGAGGGGGTGCTGCCCTCGGACGTGCTGGTGGTGGCCCCCGTGCGCCCGGCGCGGCTGGCCGAGGCGCTGGAGCGCGCGGGCCTGCCGGCGGTGGCCTTCGGAGGCCGCAGCGGGCAGGACGTGTCGGGCTTCAGCGTGGGGAAGGTGGACTACATCCGGGTGACGACGGCCTTCTCGTGCAAGGGGCACGAGAGCCCGGTGGTGTTCTTCTGCGGCGTGGACGCGCTGGACGGCATGTCCTGGATGGAGAGCAAGCCGGGCCGCACGGAGCGTGAGCTGGAGCGCACGCGCCGCGCGCTCTTCTACGTGGGCGCCACGCGGGCCATGGTGCGCCAGTACGTGAGCGGGCTCTCCTCGGCCCGGTTCACCCGGGTGGCCTGGGAATACGCGCGGGCCCTCGCCCGGGGCGTCCGGTAGGGGGTGGGCGAGCCTCCCTGACAGGTCCTCGGAGGTGGTCTCCCGGACACATCCGGCCCAAACCCGACAGGTCCTCCCCTCCGGCCACCCCTGGTGGCTTCGGGCCAACCCCGGAGGTCAGGTGGGTGCTTCGGGGGGAGGGGCTCCGCGCGGCCCGCCCGCATCCGCTCATTGACCCCCCACGAGCCGGCGGGTTCAAATAGGGACATGAGCACCGAGGACACCCAGCGCTACAAGGTCGTGGTCAACCATGAGGAGCAGTACTCCATCTGGCCGGCGGATCGTGAGAACGCGCTCGGCTGGAAGGATGCGGGCAAGGAAGGCACCAAGGACGAGTGCCTCGCCTACATCAAGGAGGTGTGGACGGACATGCGCCCGCTGAGCCTGCGCAAGAAGATGGAGCAGGCGAACAAGTCGTGAGGCGGTGAGCCGTGCTCACTTCTCCTCGGTGGCCGCCGACATCAGGAAGGCCCTCATCCGCTCGGGCGGGCAGGGCTTGAGCAGCACGGTGATGTCGGGTGGCAGCATGTCTCGCGCGGGCCACTGGGTGGTGTGGAGGGCGCAGTGAAGGCCGGGAGTGCGGGCGCGCAGGGCCGCCAGCAGCGTCAGTCCATCCATGCCCGGCAGGATGTACGCCGCGACGACCACGGAAGGAGGCTCCTCCTCCGCCATCTGCAGGGCCTCCTCTCCACTGGTCGCCATGCGCTTGGTCCCCGGCACATCCCGCAGCATCCTCCGCAAGGCGGAGAGTTGGAGGGGGTCCTCGTCGACGAACAGGTAGGAGGGCTTGCCGTCAGCGGTCATCCCGAGCCTCCAGGACCTGGCATGTAACGTGACGGGTCCTCGAACGGAGATACTACCCCAGTCGTCCTGGGAAACCAACCTCCCGAGTCATATTGCCACCGGTGAACCACTCGGGTCCCGGGACAATGGCAAAAAAGCTGGCAACCAGGCTGGGAGAGAGCGCACGCGCAGCCCGGCAGCGCCTCAACCTCACACAGGAAGACGTGGCGGAGCGGATCGGCATCGCCACCGAGGTGTACGGGCGCCTGGAGCGGGGAAACATGCTTCCGAGCGTCCCCACCTTTCGCAAGCTGTGTGCGGTGCTCGCCCTGTCCGCGGACGAGGCCCTGGGCCTGTCCAGTGAGAACCCCGTCGCCTGGACGCCGCAGCCTCCTCCTCCCGAGGCCAATGAGCCCGCCGAGCTTCGCCGCCTGCTGCGCCGGGCCCGGCAGTTGGACCGTAACTCGTTGCGGGTGCTGAGCCTCGTGGCCGCGCACCTGGGACAGAAGAACGGGTAGGGAGGGTGTCCGTCTCACGGTGAGAGCCTCGCGCGCAGCCTCTTCGCCGATGGGAATCCATGGAAGAGCACCACCTGCGGGTGTGCCTCCAGCGCAGCGCGCTCCTGGGTGTCCTTCGCCAACGCCCGATCCACCCCCAAC encodes:
- a CDS encoding MbtH family protein, with the translated sequence MSTEDTQRYKVVVNHEEQYSIWPADRENALGWKDAGKEGTKDECLAYIKEVWTDMRPLSLRKKMEQANKS
- a CDS encoding response regulator translates to MTADGKPSYLFVDEDPLQLSALRRMLRDVPGTKRMATSGEEALQMAEEEPPSVVVAAYILPGMDGLTLLAALRARTPGLHCALHTTQWPARDMLPPDITVLLKPCPPERMRAFLMSAATEEK
- a CDS encoding helix-turn-helix transcriptional regulator; this translates as MAKKLATRLGESARAARQRLNLTQEDVAERIGIATEVYGRLERGNMLPSVPTFRKLCAVLALSADEALGLSSENPVAWTPQPPPPEANEPAELRRLLRRARQLDRNSLRVLSLVAAHLGQKNG